A single region of the Hoeflea prorocentri genome encodes:
- a CDS encoding DUF6101 family protein — translation MTNSLRKPAWAGDELRLDPGRFPQQVTYASRSDSDCMTFTLDRRGAVLRKTLPQSGLPLSIALPARAFKGIAARAMEHEDGTVTVTLELHHEDNELCVPLLVAHDLQDIAADWNAWSEIYNLPMLMIEGDGEAKPLDDRLGPIATKSVKPRRRHASLTSRRPRFLVRRRTGKLGVRMTIKGEEIIARR, via the coding sequence ATGACGAATTCATTGCGCAAGCCGGCCTGGGCCGGTGACGAACTGCGACTGGACCCGGGACGATTTCCCCAGCAGGTCACCTATGCATCGCGCTCAGACAGCGACTGCATGACGTTTACGCTGGACCGGCGCGGCGCCGTCCTGCGCAAGACCCTTCCTCAAAGCGGACTGCCGCTTTCCATTGCCCTGCCTGCCCGTGCCTTCAAGGGCATCGCGGCCCGCGCCATGGAGCATGAGGACGGAACGGTAACCGTGACGCTTGAGCTGCATCACGAAGACAATGAACTATGCGTTCCGCTTCTTGTCGCCCACGATCTCCAGGACATCGCCGCGGACTGGAATGCCTGGTCCGAGATTTACAATCTGCCAATGCTGATGATCGAAGGTGACGGAGAGGCCAAACCGCTGGATGACAGGCTTGGGCCGATCGCGACCAAATCCGTCAAGCCGCGCAGGCGGCACGCTTCCCTGACCTCACGCAGACCGCGTTTCCTGGTCCGCCGTAGAACCGGAAAGCTTGGTGTGCGCATGACGATCAAGGGCGAAGAGATTATTGCCCGCCGCTAA
- a CDS encoding FAD-binding oxidoreductase: MTEDILDQFAAIVGAQYTIRDENDLAPYLKEPRGLYNENSPMVLKPGSTEEVSEILSLATKTGTPIVPQAGNTGHVGGQVPLVDGPHGQIILSMSRLNRVRETDAAGNTMTVEAGCVLETIHQAAADINRMFPLTLGSQGSCEIGGNLSTNAGGTAVLAYGNTRQLCLGLEVVLPTGEIWNGLRRLKKDNTGYDLRDLFIGAEGTLGVITAAVIKLHPIPAGNQVAIAGLESVNDALSVFRMAQEACGGALTGFELMQGIAMEFSTRNIPGNRKPLANDYDWYILIDISSSQSEDDADRMMQTIMEGAFEKGLIKDAVLAQSEAQRTAFWQLRETMSAAQKPEGASIKQDVSVPIAAIPEFMAQADRAVLNAMPDARICAFGHMGDGNIHYNISQPVGGESDAHMARRHEISDLVYAVATQMGGSISAEHGIGQMKRDRLAAIRQPIEIDLMRRIKTAFDPANIMNPGKVIDLQG; this comes from the coding sequence ATGACCGAAGATATTCTTGACCAGTTCGCCGCGATCGTCGGCGCCCAGTACACCATCCGCGATGAAAATGATCTTGCTCCCTATCTCAAGGAGCCGCGCGGTCTCTACAATGAAAACTCGCCCATGGTTCTGAAACCCGGTTCTACCGAAGAGGTGTCAGAGATCCTTTCGCTGGCCACGAAGACCGGCACGCCCATTGTGCCGCAAGCCGGCAATACCGGGCATGTGGGCGGTCAGGTTCCGCTGGTCGACGGTCCGCATGGACAGATCATCCTTTCCATGTCGCGGCTCAATCGCGTTCGGGAGACAGACGCTGCGGGCAATACCATGACGGTGGAAGCCGGATGTGTGCTTGAGACAATCCACCAGGCTGCCGCTGATATCAATCGCATGTTTCCACTCACCCTCGGTTCGCAGGGCAGTTGCGAGATTGGCGGGAACCTGTCGACCAATGCCGGCGGCACGGCGGTGCTTGCCTATGGCAACACACGGCAATTGTGTCTGGGTCTTGAAGTGGTTTTGCCGACCGGCGAGATATGGAACGGGCTGCGCCGGTTAAAGAAGGACAATACGGGCTATGATCTGCGCGATCTCTTTATCGGCGCAGAAGGAACGCTTGGCGTCATCACCGCCGCCGTTATCAAGCTGCACCCGATTCCGGCCGGCAATCAGGTCGCCATTGCCGGCCTTGAAAGTGTCAACGACGCCCTTTCGGTTTTCAGAATGGCGCAGGAGGCGTGCGGCGGCGCGCTGACCGGCTTTGAGTTGATGCAGGGCATCGCCATGGAGTTTTCGACACGCAACATACCGGGAAACCGCAAGCCGCTTGCGAATGACTACGATTGGTACATCCTGATCGACATCTCCTCCAGTCAGTCGGAAGACGATGCCGACAGAATGATGCAGACCATCATGGAGGGTGCCTTCGAAAAGGGACTGATCAAGGATGCCGTCCTTGCTCAGTCCGAGGCCCAGCGCACAGCATTCTGGCAATTGCGTGAAACGATGTCCGCAGCACAGAAACCCGAAGGCGCGTCGATCAAGCAAGATGTCTCCGTACCCATTGCGGCAATTCCGGAATTCATGGCGCAAGCCGACCGCGCTGTGCTCAATGCCATGCCCGACGCCCGCATTTGTGCATTCGGACATATGGGCGACGGCAATATTCACTACAACATCTCGCAGCCGGTGGGCGGCGAGAGCGATGCCCACATGGCGCGTCGGCATGAAATCAGTGATCTGGTCTACGCCGTCGCTACACAGATGGGGGGATCGATCTCGGCAGAACACGGGATAGGCCAGATGAAACGGGACCGCCTCGCCGCCATCCGGCAACCGATCGAAATCGATCTCATGCGCCGGATCAAGACTGCGTTCGATCCTGCAAACATCATGAATCCCGGCAAGGTCATCGATCTCCAAGGTTAA
- a CDS encoding HPF/RaiA family ribosome-associated protein → MQVTPKIVFHGMDPSPAVEAKIMERIEKLEEFHSRIVSCRVTVSAPHRHSRKGKIFEVRIDISVPGREIIVNREPGRDHAHEDVYIALRDAFNAAMRQLEDHSDKRGGIRIKEHAPKGHGTIARLFSDEGYGFVTTPDGRELFFQRDNVTGDGWRGLDVGSEVRFTEMEGEGGPHATAVTAV, encoded by the coding sequence ATGCAAGTTACCCCGAAAATCGTTTTCCATGGCATGGACCCTTCCCCGGCTGTTGAGGCCAAAATCATGGAGCGTATTGAAAAGCTTGAGGAATTCCACAGCAGGATTGTCTCTTGCCGGGTTACGGTTTCGGCCCCTCACAGGCACAGCCGGAAGGGCAAGATTTTTGAGGTCCGCATCGATATCAGCGTACCGGGACGCGAGATCATCGTGAACCGGGAACCGGGCCGCGATCACGCTCATGAGGATGTGTACATCGCCCTTCGCGACGCATTCAATGCGGCCATGAGACAATTGGAGGACCATTCCGACAAGCGTGGCGGCATTCGCATAAAGGAGCATGCGCCCAAGGGCCACGGGACGATCGCGCGGCTGTTTTCCGACGAAGGATACGGGTTTGTCACGACACCGGACGGTCGCGAACTGTTCTTCCAGCGGGACAATGTCACCGGTGACGGCTGGCGCGGCCTCGATGTCGGTTCCGAAGTGCGCTTTACTGAAATGGAGGGTGAAGGAGGGCCGCACGCGACAGCCGTGACAGCCGTCTAG
- a CDS encoding L-threonylcarbamoyladenylate synthase, producing MTILDISHDENAALRRASAVLATGGLVALPTETVYGLAADATQGEAVARIFEAKGRPRFNPLICHMADIDMARRYVSFDGEAFRLADAFWPGPLTLVLPLKPDAGIHPLTTAGLDTLAVRVPTGFANRLIASYGHPLAAPSANMSGRISSTSAAHVEADLGDKVGLILDAGPAQIGLESTILKPTNKGIELLRPGGLAANDIESAIGAPLLRKAKADAAVEAPGMLRSHYAPGNNLRINAQSARQGDAVITFAGQTLEGAQSASLVLDLSPSGDLNEAATNLFDYMKRADQATHRDIVVASVPRSGLGEAINDRLERAAAPKDQSR from the coding sequence ATGACGATCCTCGACATATCACATGATGAAAATGCGGCATTGCGACGGGCCAGCGCGGTTCTTGCCACGGGCGGACTTGTCGCCCTGCCGACCGAAACGGTCTACGGGCTTGCGGCCGATGCAACGCAGGGCGAAGCCGTCGCGCGCATCTTCGAAGCCAAGGGCCGTCCCCGCTTCAATCCGCTCATCTGCCATATGGCCGATATCGACATGGCCCGACGCTATGTCTCGTTCGATGGTGAAGCCTTCCGTCTCGCCGACGCGTTCTGGCCCGGCCCCCTCACCCTGGTCCTGCCGCTGAAACCGGACGCCGGCATCCATCCGCTGACAACAGCCGGGCTCGATACACTCGCCGTGCGGGTTCCGACCGGCTTTGCAAACCGGCTGATTGCCAGCTACGGCCACCCGCTTGCGGCACCGAGCGCCAACATGTCAGGCCGGATCAGTTCTACATCGGCGGCCCATGTCGAGGCGGATCTCGGGGACAAGGTCGGGCTGATCCTTGATGCGGGTCCGGCACAGATCGGACTGGAATCGACGATCCTCAAGCCCACCAACAAGGGCATCGAGTTGCTGCGCCCCGGGGGCCTTGCCGCCAATGATATCGAAAGCGCCATCGGCGCGCCTCTGCTGCGCAAGGCCAAGGCGGATGCTGCCGTCGAGGCGCCTGGCATGCTGCGCTCGCATTATGCGCCCGGCAACAATTTGCGCATCAATGCGCAAAGTGCCCGACAAGGCGATGCGGTGATCACGTTTGCCGGTCAGACCTTAGAAGGCGCGCAATCGGCCAGCCTGGTGCTCGATCTCAGCCCGTCCGGCGACCTGAATGAAGCCGCCACTAACCTTTTCGACTATATGAAGCGCGCCGATCAGGCGACACACCGTGACATCGTGGTGGCCTCCGTGCCCCGGTCGGGCCTGGGGGAAGCCATCAACGACCGGTTGGAGCGAGCGGCGGCGCCAAAAGACCAAAGCCGATAG
- a CDS encoding crotonase/enoyl-CoA hydratase family protein, translated as MSEHIIVERPENLAAVQVIRFNRPDKKNAITQDMYRLMVEAMRAGDEDDAVRAHVFLGTEGCFTAGNDMQDFLSYAVNGRIGEGHVGQFLKALATVKKPMISGVDGLAIGIGTTVHFHCDLTFASPRSEFRTPFVDLALLPEAGSSLLGPMTMGHQRAFAMLAAGVGFSAEEARDAGLIYKVVPEAELESATLAAAAEIASKPPQAMQIARDLLRRGDRADIVARIEEESALFGERLASPEAKAAFEAFLARKKSA; from the coding sequence TTGAGCGAACATATTATCGTCGAGCGGCCGGAGAACCTGGCCGCAGTTCAGGTCATCCGTTTCAACCGCCCGGACAAGAAGAACGCCATCACGCAGGATATGTACCGGCTGATGGTCGAGGCCATGCGCGCCGGTGATGAGGACGATGCGGTTCGCGCCCATGTATTCCTTGGAACGGAAGGTTGTTTCACCGCCGGAAACGACATGCAGGATTTTCTCTCCTACGCCGTCAATGGCCGGATCGGAGAGGGACATGTCGGCCAGTTCCTGAAGGCGCTTGCCACGGTAAAGAAGCCCATGATCTCGGGTGTCGACGGCCTTGCCATCGGAATCGGCACGACTGTGCATTTCCATTGTGACCTGACCTTTGCTTCGCCCCGCTCCGAGTTCCGCACGCCCTTCGTTGATCTCGCCCTGCTTCCGGAGGCTGGCTCAAGCCTGCTCGGCCCCATGACCATGGGTCATCAGCGCGCCTTTGCGATGCTGGCTGCCGGTGTCGGTTTTTCCGCAGAGGAAGCCCGCGACGCCGGCCTGATCTACAAGGTGGTTCCAGAGGCGGAGCTTGAGAGCGCGACGCTGGCCGCCGCGGCCGAAATCGCATCCAAGCCCCCACAGGCCATGCAGATCGCCCGTGATCTTCTGCGCCGGGGCGACCGCGCGGATATCGTCGCGCGTATAGAAGAGGAATCGGCGCTCTTCGGCGAACGTTTGGCATCGCCGGAGGCGAAGGCGGCCTTCGAGGCCTTCCTCGCACGCAAGAAAAGCGCTTGA
- a CDS encoding TlyA family RNA methyltransferase, producing the protein MATAEDTIPQKVRLDVLLCESGRFETRARARDAVVRGTVEVDGTVCKKPGIRLSRDAAIRITDPADGYVSRAALKLITGLEHFGFDPAGRNALDIGASTGGFSQVLLERGAAHVTAIDVGHGQLHPSLASDERVSNLEGINARHLTRETVGDRPAEAVVSDVSFISLKLALPPALAMAEPGSFCVLLVKPQFEAGKGALGKGGILRDPELANHIAEDLSAWLDAQPGWKSLGTCPSPISGGDGNREFLLGGLRA; encoded by the coding sequence ATGGCCACCGCAGAAGACACCATCCCGCAAAAGGTCCGGCTCGACGTCCTCTTATGTGAGAGTGGACGGTTCGAGACGCGGGCACGCGCACGCGATGCCGTGGTGCGCGGGACAGTTGAGGTGGATGGGACAGTCTGCAAGAAACCCGGCATACGGCTCAGCCGCGACGCCGCGATCCGCATCACAGACCCGGCCGATGGTTACGTCTCGCGCGCGGCCCTAAAGCTGATCACCGGCCTTGAACATTTCGGATTTGACCCAGCCGGGCGTAACGCGCTTGATATCGGCGCATCGACCGGCGGCTTTTCGCAGGTCCTGCTTGAACGTGGCGCGGCCCATGTCACGGCCATCGATGTGGGGCACGGCCAACTTCACCCATCCCTTGCCTCCGATGAGCGCGTTTCCAACCTTGAAGGTATCAACGCACGCCACCTGACCCGCGAGACGGTGGGAGACAGACCCGCGGAGGCAGTGGTCAGCGATGTCAGCTTCATCTCGCTGAAACTGGCGCTGCCGCCAGCCCTTGCCATGGCTGAACCCGGAAGTTTCTGCGTGCTTCTGGTCAAGCCGCAATTCGAGGCGGGAAAAGGCGCGCTTGGCAAAGGCGGGATACTCAGGGACCCCGAATTGGCAAATCATATTGCAGAAGACCTGTCGGCCTGGCTTGACGCACAGCCAGGCTGGAAAAGCCTCGGCACCTGCCCTTCGCCCATTTCCGGCGGCGATGGCAACCGGGAGTTCTTGTTGGGAGGCCTGCGGGCATGA
- a CDS encoding bestrophin family protein, which translates to MIVMEQPSALRLFVVMQGSVVPRIIGKIIGVALLSALILLIDLHLVSLPHVSISAMGVFGIALSLFLGFRNNAAYDRWWEARLLWGAIVGDVRNLARHTKIFGLPDAARENILSETAAFAHLLRGSLRGDDVSRDVRDWVGHEPAAEFASKRNPPDAALRSISARIGETEKDGAAAGFGQMTIAQTLAALGNAQAGCERIATTPLPFVYSLLVRRTTYLYCFLLPFALIESTGWFTPVFAAVVAYVFFGLQAVTNELERPFANVQNGLALNALCRVIDISVAEALGREPPEPLATTNSILS; encoded by the coding sequence ATGATCGTTATGGAACAGCCATCCGCATTGCGATTGTTTGTCGTCATGCAGGGATCGGTCGTGCCGCGCATCATCGGCAAGATCATTGGTGTGGCGCTGTTGTCGGCCCTGATACTGCTTATCGATCTGCATCTTGTATCCCTGCCGCATGTTTCGATTTCCGCCATGGGTGTCTTCGGCATTGCGCTTTCGTTGTTTTTGGGGTTTCGCAACAATGCCGCCTATGACCGCTGGTGGGAGGCCCGCCTGCTGTGGGGCGCGATTGTCGGGGATGTACGCAATCTCGCCAGGCACACGAAGATATTTGGCCTGCCGGATGCGGCGCGTGAAAACATCCTTTCCGAAACAGCAGCGTTTGCCCATCTGCTTCGCGGCAGCCTTCGCGGCGATGATGTCAGCCGTGACGTCAGGGATTGGGTCGGTCATGAACCGGCGGCTGAATTTGCATCAAAAAGGAACCCGCCCGATGCCGCCCTGAGGTCGATTTCGGCTCGAATTGGTGAAACCGAAAAAGACGGCGCGGCAGCCGGTTTCGGCCAGATGACAATCGCGCAGACACTGGCGGCTCTCGGCAACGCTCAGGCCGGCTGCGAGCGTATTGCGACGACGCCCCTGCCCTTTGTCTATTCGTTGCTGGTGCGACGGACGACCTATCTCTATTGCTTCCTTTTGCCCTTCGCGCTGATTGAATCGACCGGCTGGTTCACACCGGTTTTTGCTGCGGTTGTGGCCTATGTGTTCTTTGGACTTCAGGCGGTTACCAACGAACTTGAGCGACCTTTCGCCAATGTGCAAAACGGCCTTGCGCTCAATGCGCTGTGCCGAGTCATCGACATTTCCGTCGCAGAAGCGCTGGGCCGTGAACCGCCTGAACCGCTCGCGACAACCAACAGTATCCTGTCGTAA
- a CDS encoding acyl-CoA dehydrogenase, producing MYRAPVDEIAFTLKHVAGLQEALDAEQLGDLSGDLVDAILTEAGRFASEEIAPLSGEGEKGTPLADAVVTTPAGWAGLYRNWIAGGWNSLTGAPDYGGQGLPTMLSVAANEMWNASCMAFSLCSLLTMGAVEAIEAHADEALKDMYLAKLISGEWTGTMNLTEPHAGSDLGVLKTRAERAGDGSYRIFGQKIYITYGEHDFSDNIVHLVLARLPDAPPGTRGISLFLVPKFIPDEDGNPGVRNDLFCHSVEHKLGIHGSPTCTMIYGDGRFGDTPGAVGWLVGEENRGLACMFTMMNNARLNVGIQGVAVADAAYQKALDYANERTQGKAPGWQGKGMSPIIEHPDIQRSLVTMKSLTQASRAISYCCAHAIDMANSAQQRGAEEETVFWRERANLLTPIAKAFSTDIGVEAASMGVQIHGGMGFIEETGAARLLRDARIAPIYEGTNGIQAIDLVTRKLPQSGGEHVKGYIAELKEVAAEVSGKNNPDFGMTADRLDAALEDLEAATNWLLQALQDGRVKAALAGATPYLRLFGLASGTVYLAKGALVETVEGNAARIALCRFCAENLLAETSALKEAVTEGAYSLEQARSALG from the coding sequence ATGTATCGCGCACCTGTCGACGAGATCGCATTCACGCTTAAACATGTTGCCGGCCTTCAGGAGGCTCTCGATGCCGAACAGCTCGGAGATCTCTCCGGCGACCTGGTGGATGCGATACTGACCGAGGCCGGTCGGTTTGCCTCAGAAGAAATCGCGCCGCTTTCCGGGGAGGGTGAAAAGGGCACGCCGCTTGCCGACGCTGTGGTGACAACACCTGCTGGATGGGCCGGTCTTTACCGAAACTGGATTGCGGGCGGCTGGAACAGCCTGACCGGCGCGCCGGATTATGGCGGCCAGGGCCTTCCGACCATGCTCTCGGTCGCAGCCAACGAAATGTGGAACGCCAGTTGCATGGCGTTCAGTCTGTGTTCGCTTTTGACCATGGGCGCTGTTGAAGCCATTGAGGCGCATGCCGACGAGGCCCTCAAGGACATGTATCTGGCAAAACTGATCTCCGGAGAATGGACCGGCACAATGAACCTGACGGAGCCGCACGCCGGCTCTGACCTCGGTGTCCTCAAGACGCGCGCCGAACGGGCCGGTGACGGGAGCTACCGGATCTTCGGACAGAAGATCTATATTACCTATGGCGAACATGATTTTTCGGACAATATTGTCCATCTCGTGCTGGCCCGCCTGCCGGATGCACCGCCCGGAACCCGCGGCATATCCCTCTTTCTGGTGCCGAAATTCATTCCGGATGAAGACGGCAATCCCGGGGTTCGCAACGACCTCTTCTGCCATAGCGTTGAACACAAGCTCGGCATTCACGGCTCGCCCACTTGCACCATGATCTATGGTGACGGACGTTTTGGCGACACGCCGGGCGCCGTCGGCTGGCTTGTCGGAGAGGAAAACCGCGGTCTGGCCTGCATGTTCACGATGATGAACAATGCGCGTCTCAATGTCGGCATTCAGGGCGTTGCGGTGGCCGATGCTGCCTATCAAAAGGCGCTGGACTACGCGAATGAACGCACACAGGGCAAGGCTCCCGGCTGGCAGGGCAAGGGCATGAGCCCGATTATCGAGCATCCCGATATCCAGCGCAGCCTTGTGACTATGAAGTCGCTGACCCAGGCGAGCCGGGCCATCTCCTATTGCTGCGCCCATGCCATCGATATGGCCAACAGTGCACAGCAGCGCGGCGCGGAAGAGGAAACGGTCTTCTGGCGAGAGCGCGCCAATCTCCTCACACCGATTGCCAAGGCCTTTTCCACCGATATCGGTGTCGAGGCCGCATCGATGGGCGTTCAGATTCATGGCGGCATGGGCTTCATCGAGGAGACGGGAGCCGCGCGCCTTTTGCGCGATGCGCGCATCGCTCCGATCTATGAGGGGACCAACGGCATCCAGGCCATTGATCTGGTCACGCGCAAGCTGCCGCAGTCCGGAGGCGAACACGTCAAGGGCTACATCGCCGAGCTCAAGGAAGTCGCCGCGGAAGTTAGCGGCAAGAACAATCCCGATTTCGGCATGACGGCCGATCGGCTGGACGCCGCGCTCGAAGACCTTGAAGCGGCCACCAACTGGCTGCTGCAAGCGCTGCAGGATGGGCGGGTAAAGGCAGCACTTGCAGGCGCGACACCCTATCTGCGCCTCTTCGGGCTTGCTTCGGGCACTGTCTATCTTGCCAAGGGCGCGCTGGTTGAAACAGTGGAAGGCAATGCCGCCCGCATTGCGCTGTGTCGTTTCTGCGCGGAAAACCTGCTTGCCGAAACCTCGGCGCTTAAGGAGGCCGTAACCGAAGGCGCTTATAGCCTTGAGCAGGCGCGCAGCGCCCTTGGTTGA
- the ubiA gene encoding 4-hydroxybenzoate octaprenyltransferase, whose amino-acid sequence MQQTHTDTGRVVDAPSGNWVYRALPRRLWPYAQLARWDRPIGWQLLMWPCWWSAMLAANAQTIDGALRPGQLVAHLLLFTIGAIAMRGAGCTYNDLVDHEIDMQVERTRSRPLPSGRVSRSQAKFFMIIQSLIGLLVLLQFNLFSIVLGVCSLAIVAIYPFAKRFTDWPQFFLGLAFSWGALMGWAGAFGSLAAAPVVLYVGAVLWTIGYDTIYAHQDKEDDALVGVRSTARLFGEKTKIWLSGIYAAAIALMAVSVWLAGGAWPVYVGLLAAGIMLARQIAVVNIDDGDQCLALFRSNNLVGWIVFAGLAAGVAANLL is encoded by the coding sequence ATGCAACAAACGCATACAGATACCGGCCGCGTGGTCGATGCGCCCTCCGGCAACTGGGTCTACCGGGCATTGCCGAGGCGGCTGTGGCCCTATGCGCAGCTCGCCCGGTGGGACCGGCCCATCGGCTGGCAGCTTTTGATGTGGCCGTGCTGGTGGTCGGCAATGCTGGCGGCCAATGCACAGACGATCGACGGGGCACTGCGGCCCGGTCAGCTTGTGGCCCATCTCCTGCTCTTTACAATCGGTGCCATCGCCATGCGCGGGGCCGGATGCACCTATAACGATCTGGTCGATCATGAGATCGACATGCAGGTCGAACGGACCCGGTCGCGCCCATTGCCCTCCGGACGCGTCAGCCGCAGCCAGGCGAAGTTTTTCATGATCATCCAATCGCTGATCGGTCTTCTGGTTCTCCTGCAGTTCAACCTCTTTTCGATTGTTCTGGGCGTTTGCTCGCTTGCGATTGTCGCCATCTATCCCTTTGCCAAAAGGTTTACCGACTGGCCTCAGTTTTTCCTCGGGCTGGCCTTTTCCTGGGGCGCGCTGATGGGTTGGGCCGGTGCGTTTGGAAGCCTCGCGGCTGCGCCCGTGGTCCTTTATGTCGGCGCAGTGCTTTGGACTATCGGCTATGACACGATTTATGCCCACCAGGACAAGGAAGACGATGCCCTTGTCGGGGTGCGTTCAACCGCGCGGCTGTTCGGCGAAAAGACCAAGATCTGGCTGTCGGGTATCTATGCAGCCGCGATTGCGCTCATGGCGGTTTCTGTCTGGCTGGCTGGTGGTGCATGGCCTGTCTACGTGGGACTGTTGGCGGCCGGGATCATGCTTGCAAGGCAAATCGCCGTCGTCAACATCGACGACGGCGATCAGTGTCTTGCATTGTTCAGGTCTAACAACCTGGTCGGCTGGATCGTCTTTGCCGGCCTTGCGGCGGGCGTTGCAGCCAACCTCCTTTAG
- a CDS encoding DUF3775 domain-containing protein has protein sequence MDISLEKVCFVIVKAREFDVKDAVTDPDPASNASDDAMLAVLEGHGNDPVEEELTSFISSLTVDEQIDLVTLTWLGRDDYDRSDWSDLRSQASDASNERTAQYLLGIPLLPDYLEEGLSQLGHSCEEYEMNRL, from the coding sequence ATGGACATTTCGTTGGAGAAAGTCTGCTTCGTAATCGTCAAGGCGCGGGAGTTCGACGTCAAAGACGCTGTCACCGACCCTGATCCGGCTTCAAATGCGTCCGACGATGCCATGCTTGCGGTGCTGGAAGGGCACGGCAACGACCCGGTGGAAGAAGAACTCACCTCGTTCATTTCGTCGCTGACCGTTGATGAGCAGATTGATCTCGTGACGCTCACCTGGCTAGGCCGGGACGATTATGACCGCTCCGACTGGTCCGATCTCAGATCCCAGGCATCGGATGCCAGCAATGAACGGACGGCGCAATACCTTCTGGGTATCCCATTGCTGCCTGATTATCTTGAGGAAGGTCTCTCGCAACTCGGTCACAGTTGCGAAGAGTATGAGATGAACAGGCTTTAG
- a CDS encoding class I SAM-dependent RNA methyltransferase, with product MTARTVTIESIGAQGDGVATVDGNPVYVGYGLPGETAKIEQDGSKSRLVAIDTPSPDRAKPPCPHFGPDGNRCGGCALQHLEIGAYHSWKAGLVANALAARGIETAIADMIPCAPGQRRRAVFTARAIKDRTLFGFHESGTHRIVDIGSCTVLSDGIVSELAKLRAIAGLFARGGKPVRMTVLESLTGLDISVDGISKLPEKRQRQAVDLTLNHGFARLCLGSETLVEARRPVLQFAGTNVEPPPGSFVQASAHAQERMIAIVTGYLQGSKSAADLFCGCGTFALALARQSAVLAVESSAPALAALDHAARHTQGLKPLRTERRDLFRRPMMANELKKTDAVVFDPPRAGAQAQATELAASNVQKIAAVSCNPATLARDLRILIDGGFRLTSVTPIDQFLWSPHVEAIALLER from the coding sequence ATGACGGCGCGGACGGTGACGATCGAGAGCATCGGCGCTCAGGGCGACGGAGTTGCGACTGTTGATGGCAATCCCGTCTATGTGGGTTATGGCCTGCCGGGAGAAACCGCAAAAATCGAGCAGGATGGCTCCAAGTCGCGGCTCGTCGCCATAGACACACCATCGCCAGACCGCGCGAAACCACCCTGTCCCCATTTCGGTCCGGATGGCAACCGTTGCGGCGGCTGCGCATTGCAGCATTTGGAGATCGGAGCCTATCACAGCTGGAAGGCCGGGCTTGTCGCAAACGCTCTGGCGGCTCGTGGCATCGAGACTGCAATTGCCGACATGATACCCTGTGCGCCGGGACAGCGGAGGCGCGCCGTTTTCACGGCGCGAGCCATCAAGGACCGTACTCTCTTCGGCTTCCATGAGTCCGGAACACATCGCATTGTCGATATCGGCTCATGCACCGTGTTGAGCGACGGAATTGTCAGTGAACTGGCTAAGCTCAGAGCCATTGCCGGACTTTTCGCCCGTGGCGGCAAGCCAGTTCGCATGACCGTGCTTGAAAGCCTGACAGGTCTGGACATTTCAGTCGACGGCATCTCGAAACTGCCTGAAAAACGCCAACGGCAGGCCGTTGATCTGACGCTGAATCACGGCTTCGCGCGCCTTTGCCTTGGAAGCGAAACCCTGGTCGAGGCACGCAGGCCGGTGCTGCAGTTTGCGGGCACAAACGTCGAGCCGCCGCCCGGCAGCTTCGTTCAGGCAAGCGCCCATGCGCAGGAGCGGATGATCGCCATTGTCACTGGCTATCTGCAAGGGTCAAAATCGGCCGCGGACCTCTTTTGCGGTTGCGGCACATTCGCCTTGGCACTGGCGCGGCAATCGGCAGTCCTTGCGGTGGAAAGCAGCGCTCCGGCTCTCGCCGCGCTCGACCATGCGGCGCGTCACACCCAGGGCCTGAAACCCCTGCGGACCGAGCGCCGCGACCTTTTTCGCCGTCCGATGATGGCAAATGAGTTGAAGAAGACCGATGCTGTCGTTTTCGATCCGCCGAGGGCGGGAGCGCAGGCGCAGGCGACGGAACTCGCCGCTTCAAATGTTCAGAAAATTGCCGCTGTCTCCTGCAATCCGGCAACGCTGGCGCGCGATCTGCGCATCCTCATAGATGGCGGCTTCCGGCTGACATCGGTCACGCCGATAGACCAGTTCTTATGGTCGCCGCATGTCGAGGCGATCGCGCTGCTGGAGCGTTAG